A single window of Gossypium arboreum isolate Shixiya-1 chromosome 13, ASM2569848v2, whole genome shotgun sequence DNA harbors:
- the LOC108464312 gene encoding ADP-ribosylation factor 2-B-like isoform X1, whose product MGLSFAKLFSRLFAKKEMRILMVGLDAAGKTTILYKLKLGEIVTTIPTIGFNVETVEYKNISFTVWDVGGQDKIRPLWRHYFQNTQGLIFVVDSNDRDRVVEARDELHRMLNEDELRDAVLLVFANKQDLPNAMNAAEITDKLGLHSLRQRHWYIQSTCATSGEGLYEGLDWLSNNIANKVG is encoded by the exons ATGGGGCTGTCTTTTGCTAAGCTGTTTAGTCGGCTGTTTGCCAAGAAAGAGATGCGAATTCTTATGGTGGGTCTTGATGCTGCTGGTAAGACTACCATTTTGTATAAGCTCAAGCTCGGTGAGATTGTCACTACCATTCCCACCATTG GCTTTAACGTGGAGACCGTAGAATATAAGAACATTAGCTTCACTGTTTGGGATGTTGGTGGTCAGGACAAG ATTCGACCTTTGTGGAGGCACTACTTCCAAAACACTCAGGGTCTAATCTTTGTTGTTGATAGCAATGACCGTGACCGTGTGGTTGAGGCCAGGGATGAGCTTCATCGTATGCTAAATGAG GACGAGCTGAGGGATGCTGTGCTTCTTGTGTTTGCAAACAAGCAAGATCTGCCGAATGCTATGAATGCTGCTGAGATTACTGATAAGCTTGGCCTTCACTCCCTTCGTCAGCGCCACTG GTATATCCAGAGTACTTGTGCCACCTCTGGCGAAGGGCTGTATGAGGGACTGGACTGGCTTTCCAACAACATTGCTAACAAGGTAGGATGA
- the LOC108464312 gene encoding ADP-ribosylation factor 2-B-like isoform X2 gives MGLSFAKLFSRLFAKKEMRILMVGLDAAGKTTILYKLKLGEIVTTIPTIGFNVETVEYKNISFTVWDVGGQDKIRPLWRHYFQNTQGLIFVVDSNDRDRVVEARDELHRMLNEDELRDAVLLVFANKQDLPNAMNAAEITDKLGLHSLRQRHWYIQSTCATSGEGLYEGLDWLSNNIANKG, from the exons ATGGGGCTGTCTTTTGCTAAGCTGTTTAGTCGGCTGTTTGCCAAGAAAGAGATGCGAATTCTTATGGTGGGTCTTGATGCTGCTGGTAAGACTACCATTTTGTATAAGCTCAAGCTCGGTGAGATTGTCACTACCATTCCCACCATTG GCTTTAACGTGGAGACCGTAGAATATAAGAACATTAGCTTCACTGTTTGGGATGTTGGTGGTCAGGACAAG ATTCGACCTTTGTGGAGGCACTACTTCCAAAACACTCAGGGTCTAATCTTTGTTGTTGATAGCAATGACCGTGACCGTGTGGTTGAGGCCAGGGATGAGCTTCATCGTATGCTAAATGAG GACGAGCTGAGGGATGCTGTGCTTCTTGTGTTTGCAAACAAGCAAGATCTGCCGAATGCTATGAATGCTGCTGAGATTACTGATAAGCTTGGCCTTCACTCCCTTCGTCAGCGCCACTG GTATATCCAGAGTACTTGTGCCACCTCTGGCGAAGGGCTGTATGAGGGACTGGACTGGCTTTCCAACAACATTGCTAACAAG
- the LOC108461629 gene encoding WAT1-related protein At1g09380 isoform X2, translated as MAAKSFCLLPFSLMKTRPKLTMPILFQIFLCSLTGATANQVFYFVGLQNTTATIACALNNVLPAATFLLAAICRQEAVGIKKASGQAKVIGTLVCVGGAMLLSFYHGHIIGIGESSIHWNYANKMANSSPSPSGSNFFLGPFLVMASAVAWALWFIIQGQTSKSFPAPYTSTTLMCFMASIECTIIGIFSDPKPSAWSLSSSMRLIAALYAGIICNAVAFCVMSWCIQKRGPLYVSVFSPLLLVIVAILSWALLREKLYVGTVVGSLLIVGGLYAVLWGKDKEMKQMKGNEKGGEEQVVVEEGAVEVTKAGDRDHDLEMQLQQGGAARG; from the exons ATGGCTGCCAAGTCATTTTGTCTATTGCCTTTTTCTTTAAT GAAAACAAGGCCTAAGCTCACCATGCCAATTCTTTTCCAGATTTTCTTATGTTCACTGACAGG GGCAACAGCAAACCAGGTTTTTTATTTTGTAGGGCTGCAAAATACTACTGCAACGATTGCATGTGCATTGAACAATGTACTGCCAGCAGCCACATTTCTCCTCGCAGCCATTTGCAG ACAAGAAGCTGTGGGGATAAAGAAAGCATCAGGGCAGGCTAAGGTAATAGGTACTTTGGTATGTGTTGGTGGAGCTATGTTGCTGTCATTTTACCATGGACACATCATCGGCATAGGTGAATCCAGCATTCACTGGAACTATGCCAATAAAATGGCAAATTCAAGTCCCAGCCCTAGTGGTTCAAACTTCTTCCTTGGTCCTTTCCTTGTAATGGCCAGTGCTGTTGCTTGGGCACTATGGTTCATAATCCAGGGACAAACAAGCAAGAGCTTCCCAGCTCCTTACACAAGCACTACTCTAATGTGCTTCATGGCCAGCATTGAGTGTACAATAATCGGCATATTTTCAGACCCCAAGCCATCAGCTTGGTCATTGAGCTCCAGCATGAGGCTTATTGCAGCTCTTTATGCG GGAATTATATGTAATGCAGTAGCATTTTGCGTAATGTCATGGTGCATCCAGAAAAGAGGTCCTCTCTATGTGTCAGTGTTCAGCCCTTTGCTGCTTGTCATTGTGGCTATTCTAAGTTGGGCCCTGCTTCGTGAGAAACTATATGTGGGAAC TGTTGTAGGGTCACTGCTGATAGTTGGTGGGCTGTATGCTGTCCTGTGGGGAAAAGATAAAGAGATGAAACAGATGAAAGGCAATGAAAAAGGAGGAGAAGAGCAAGTAGTAGTAGAAGAAGGGGCAGTGGAAGTCACCAAAGCTGGTGACAGAGATCATGACTTGGAGATGCAGTTGCAGCAAGGCGGCGCCGCCCGTGGTTAA
- the LOC108461629 gene encoding WAT1-related protein At1g09380 isoform X1 yields MLADFMPFLANVLLQVGYAGMNITSKLALESGMKPLILVAYRQIFATLAIAPFAFFLERKTRPKLTMPILFQIFLCSLTGATANQVFYFVGLQNTTATIACALNNVLPAATFLLAAICRQEAVGIKKASGQAKVIGTLVCVGGAMLLSFYHGHIIGIGESSIHWNYANKMANSSPSPSGSNFFLGPFLVMASAVAWALWFIIQGQTSKSFPAPYTSTTLMCFMASIECTIIGIFSDPKPSAWSLSSSMRLIAALYAGIICNAVAFCVMSWCIQKRGPLYVSVFSPLLLVIVAILSWALLREKLYVGTVVGSLLIVGGLYAVLWGKDKEMKQMKGNEKGGEEQVVVEEGAVEVTKAGDRDHDLEMQLQQGGAARG; encoded by the exons ATGTTGGCTGATTTCATGCCATTCTTGGCCAATGTTCTGCTGCAAGTAGGCTATGCAGGCATGAACATTACATCAAAGCTGGCCCTGGAATCTGGAATGAAACCTCTTATTCTTGTTGCCTACCGTCAAATCTTTGCCACCCTCGCCATTGCTCCTTTTGCCTTTTTCTTAGAGCG GAAAACAAGGCCTAAGCTCACCATGCCAATTCTTTTCCAGATTTTCTTATGTTCACTGACAGG GGCAACAGCAAACCAGGTTTTTTATTTTGTAGGGCTGCAAAATACTACTGCAACGATTGCATGTGCATTGAACAATGTACTGCCAGCAGCCACATTTCTCCTCGCAGCCATTTGCAG ACAAGAAGCTGTGGGGATAAAGAAAGCATCAGGGCAGGCTAAGGTAATAGGTACTTTGGTATGTGTTGGTGGAGCTATGTTGCTGTCATTTTACCATGGACACATCATCGGCATAGGTGAATCCAGCATTCACTGGAACTATGCCAATAAAATGGCAAATTCAAGTCCCAGCCCTAGTGGTTCAAACTTCTTCCTTGGTCCTTTCCTTGTAATGGCCAGTGCTGTTGCTTGGGCACTATGGTTCATAATCCAGGGACAAACAAGCAAGAGCTTCCCAGCTCCTTACACAAGCACTACTCTAATGTGCTTCATGGCCAGCATTGAGTGTACAATAATCGGCATATTTTCAGACCCCAAGCCATCAGCTTGGTCATTGAGCTCCAGCATGAGGCTTATTGCAGCTCTTTATGCG GGAATTATATGTAATGCAGTAGCATTTTGCGTAATGTCATGGTGCATCCAGAAAAGAGGTCCTCTCTATGTGTCAGTGTTCAGCCCTTTGCTGCTTGTCATTGTGGCTATTCTAAGTTGGGCCCTGCTTCGTGAGAAACTATATGTGGGAAC TGTTGTAGGGTCACTGCTGATAGTTGGTGGGCTGTATGCTGTCCTGTGGGGAAAAGATAAAGAGATGAAACAGATGAAAGGCAATGAAAAAGGAGGAGAAGAGCAAGTAGTAGTAGAAGAAGGGGCAGTGGAAGTCACCAAAGCTGGTGACAGAGATCATGACTTGGAGATGCAGTTGCAGCAAGGCGGCGCCGCCCGTGGTTAA